The region GTCATACCAGAAAGGCCATTGAAGGTAGTGGGATCGCCACCCAAAAGTACGCCAATAGATACCATTTCATTGAAAAATCGATTGGATAGGTGAAAAAGGGTATTGTCCACATTCCCACCTAATTCTCGTTTGAAATAACCTTCAACTAAGCCCATTGCCAAAGCATATACTGTTTTGAGGGCTCCTCCTAATTGCACTCCTTTTGTATCTCGTGCATTGATTGCGGGTCTTGTGAAAACATAACTTGTGTTGAATAGCTTTTGTAATTTAGGAATGAGTGAATCTTCAAATGCACCAATTTCAAAGCCTGAAATCTTTCGCTCCATGATTTGGTCTGGGTAACAAGCACCAGAAATGACAGCAAGACGTTCGCGTTCAATTCCAATCAATTCGTTGAGGTCTTCCAAAATCAGACCTTTTTTGGACCCAGTAAAACCTTTTATCACATTTACGATGGGGGCCTTGTTTTTTTGAAGATATGACTTTATCCTTGGGTATACGGAATCAAAATCCCAAGGATTTGTTCCTTGGATAAAGAGTGTTGCGTCTTCACATATACTTGGATCAGCCGTAAATTCAATATTTGGCGGTAATTTATAAATTGGGTAATGTAAAACATCTCGTTTTTCTTCATTGCACTGTTTGACCATCTCTAAGTCCGGATGGTAAATGCTCACTTTTACATTCTTATTTGCTAAAACACAGGCTGCAGCCACAGACATATTGGTAGAGCCAATCACAACCACTTTCTCCGTAGGTTCTTTTGGAGATGTGATGAGTAAATTGGATTTGAGGTCATCACCCTTGTATAGATTTCTGTAGGTTCCGTGTTTGTGTTTGTTTAGATTAGAACCCACCAAAAGGGCCAAATTATCTATAATAAACTGCTTTTTATCACCGCCACCTGGGAAGGAAATCTGTTCAATAGAGGATGGGAAGGAAGCCATTTCTTTTTTGCTCAATTCTCCCACAAGAACTGGTTTTCCGATGACAAGCTTCCCAACCGCTTGGTTGAAGAGTAAACCTTCGATGGGAAGAATCCTATCGGTGCCTTCTAATGAGATAGGTAAAATGACTTTGTTGGCAACATAATGGTACACTGTGTCCACAAAAGGCATAAGCCGACCATCCCGAGATCGAGTACCTTCAGGGAAAATGGAGATAATTCTACCTTCCGTTTGTAACTTCTGAGAATGACGAAATGCACGCATATTGATCTTTGTCATCAGATCAGAAAGAGAAGGGTTATCTGCCATGTCTTTCTTTGAGCAGACGAGTAAGGTACCAAACATATAAAGACCGAGACGGGTGAAGTCTGGTTCGAAGGCTAAGCGACCTGCAATAAAAACTAAAGATTCTGCAATCTTTCTGCCTGCGTCGTTTGTATTGTAGAGTAGAGTAAAGATGGCCGGTGCATCCAAATGGCTTAAATGGTTAGAGATGAGGGTAACTGGGTATTTGCCCAGAACATCCATGAGTAGGTTTAGGTTTTCTGCTCCCTCAACCGTAAATTTTTTCATGATTGGGTCTAGGAACTTTAGCATAAAGTCCCGAGGCTCCGTTCGAATATCGGTATAAACACCGATTTCTTCTAACTTCTCTGGCTCTTGGAAGATGTCCATTACCTTGGGCTTCGGAGTGGCTTGCGAAAGTACTAAGAATTCTTCTAATATGGATTTTGCTTCGGACTGAGAAAGTCCTGATTTCATGAAGAGATGTATATTTTCAAAAAACTCTTTATGCCATCTACCTAAGGTGGCCTCTTTTTCTGTCATGCGATTCCTCTAAAAACGAAATTAGGCTAATCCCATTCTTCCTTTTGTCTATCCGATTTTTACATTTGATTGCAGAATTCCTTCATTTCTTTAATCTGACTTCTTGGGCTCGTTCCCCAACTATGAATTCGATTAAAAAATCAAAATTAGCAGAGAGAAGATGGATCCCTGACGGTTTCCATTTCTTGGGGCCTGAGGAAAGCAAACGTAGGCGAGAATTGCTACAGAGATTGAGCCAGTGTTTAGAAGAAGCTAGTTATTCTGAGATTTATCTACCCGCTTTCGATTATACTTCCTCCTTCCAATCTCAGATCAGTGGCACAGATACGTCCGCATTTTTAGCTACAAAAGACTTCGATGGCTATTCCCTTTCCCCTGGTGTGGATTTGACCTTACAAGTCGTAAAGGGAATGGCTGCGCGTTCCCATTGGAAAGAGAATCAAAATGTATACTATATAGGACGCAGGATTAGAGATCATAAAAAGAAGAATGCATCTCGCCGAGAAATCTTACAAATTGGTGGGGAATCAATTGGAGATAGCTCTCTGCCAAAAGTCTTTTCACAAATGGAATTGCTTTCCAAAATGTGGCAGAAAGTTTTGCCAAAAGTTCCAGCCACACTCGTGTTAGGTCATGCGGCCTTCCTTTCCGAACTCTTCACTTGGCTAAAGGTTCCAAACCATGAGGAAGGCAAACTTGCCCAGATACTTTTTACGAAAAATGCTCCCGAATTGCAGAAATACCTCAAACTTTGGAATGTAAGCGATGAGAGGCAAAAATTTCTAAAACTCTGTTTAAAGCCAACTCCCTTTGCTGAGTTTTCGCAATTCAAAGAGAAACTACTTTCGTTTCAGCAAGCTTCTTTTTCTCTAGAAGCCTTTGTTCCTTATTTGGAAGAGATTGAATCCATCATCCAACTTTGGTCTAAAGCCCATCCATCCTTTGATGGAATTTTTGATGCGACTTTGATACGCGATCTAGATTATTATACAGGCATAGTATTCCAAGGATATATGGAAGGTTATTCTGAGCCTGTTTTTGCTGGTGGTGTGTATAACCAATTGTATGAATCATATACAGAAGTGAAAAAAAATGCATGTGGGTTTGCACTACATGTAGATCCCATAGAAGAAAAGTTAGAAACGAGAGGTTAGTATGCCTGCAAATTTAGTCGTCGGGGCACAATGGGGAGATGAGGGTAAGGCGAAAGTAATCGATTATCTTTCCAAGGACACGGATATCATAGTTAGGTACCAAGGTGGTGCGAATGCAGGTCATACTGTGGTTGTGGGTGGAAAAAAGTATATTTTCCATCTAGTTCCCTCAGGGATCATCTATGACAATACAACTTGTGTCATTGGTAACGGAGTTGTTTTAGATCCTGAGTACTTTCTGAAGGAATGTGCTGATTTAGAAAAAAGTGGATTTAACGTTAAAAATAAAGTCCTGATCAGCGACTCCTGCCATATATTACTCCCTCACCACCGCCTAATCGATGAAGTACGAGAGTTGGGTTCCAGCCCAGAGGGTAAGATTGGAACCACAAAAAAAGGCATAGGTATGTGCTATGCGGATAAAATGTTACGCATCGGTTTACGTGCCGGTGACCTCTTAGACAAAGATATGTTGAAAAGGAAATTGGCTCGCATTTTAGAAGTCAAAAACCAAGAACTCGTAAAATACTATGACTTAGAGCCAGTGAAACTCGATGATTTGTTTAAGAGTCTCAGTCAATTTGCAGATATCATGGGTAATAATATCATAAACACCATCTATTTTTTGAACGATGCCTTGCAACAAGGGAAACGCGTTTTATTAGAAGGTGCGCAAGGAACTGGCCTAGACATTGACCATGGAACCTATCCCTATGTCACTAGTTCCAATCCAACATCTGGCGGGGCCTTGGCAGGCTCAGGGGTTAGTTTTCGCTACTTAAAAGATGTTATCGGTATTACCAAGGCATATACGACACGCGTGGGGGAGGGTCCTTTCCCTTCTGAAATTTTGGGAGAAGCAGGGGAAGTATTGAGAAAACTTGGTGGAGAGTATGGCTCAACTACCGGTCGTCCTCGTCGTTGTGGTTGGTTTGATGTTCAAATGATCAAACACTCCATCGTTGTAAATGGCATCAACAATATTACATTAACAAAAATTGATGTGCTATCTCATTATGATTCGATTCCCGTTGTTGTTGGGTATGAACTCAAAGGAAAACGACTTACACATTTTCCATCACAAGGACTAGAGGACGTCAAACCAGTGTTTGCTGAGTTTAAAGGATGGAAGGATGATATTTCTGGTATCTCTTCATTTGATAAATTACCACCGAATTGCAGAAGTTATATTAACTCTCTTCAAGAATTGATTGGAACAAAGATCGGAATTGTATCAACTGGGCCTGACCGAGAAGACACGATCATCATGAATTAAAAAAAGAAATCGGTGCCAAGATTTTTCTAGTATTGATTGACCGTGTAGGGTAGGTCGATATTGTTGGCAACAGAGCACGAGTCGTTAGCTCAGCTGGTAGAGCAATTCCCTTTTAAGGAATGGGTCCGGGGTTCGAATCCCCGACGACTCATGGAATCACTGAGTTCCAAACGAAGGCTTGATACATACGGTGCCATCGTCTAGTGGTTAGGACACAAGGTTTTCATCCTTGCAACCGGGGTTCAATTCCCCGTGGCACTACCAAATATTACACACCGATCTAAGTCCACATCCACCACAAATAGACTCGATTCGTTTTGCTTTGCACCTTTGGATGATCCCCACTCTCGTTAGATAAAAATCATATTGCAAAGGATCTTCTGGTGATAGCCTGAGGAATTGGTCTCTTACCAGTATTGCCTCTCTCATACCATATGTTTTCCTTGTAGAAAGGCCAAGGATTTGGACCAATCTTTGGATATGGGTGTCAAGGGGAAATGGGATTTCAGCTTGGGATATCCTTTTGTAGATCCCAAAGTCAGGATGATTTCGTCTTACCATCCAACGTAAAAACAAACAAATTCTTTTTTTCGCAGAATGGCTTTCGGGATCACCGATCCAGAATCGTATTCCGCCTGTGATTGGCTTTTTGCTTTCCAGCTGGCTTAGAAGTTTCTTTTGGAAACGAGCAATGGATGAGACAGGTTCAAAATTACTGCCCTTGAATAAAAAAAACTCTTCAAATATCGCATTGTTATCATCAGTCTCTCGATGGACTCTCAATATTTCAGAAAGTGCGTACAAAATGTTCTCATTGTCCTCTTTTGTTTGGAATCTGTACTTTTGTACGACCTTTATTGCTTGTTCAAAACGTTCACTTCTAGTCGCAAAAGCATAGTAAGGATTTTCACCTAAGGCTTGGAAGATTGGTTCTAGAAATCTTTGTATGGCGATCACATTTCCGTATGCATAGAGAGCGGACAAAAGTGCAACGATTTCGATGTCTAAGGGATTCTGATACCGTTTTGGAAATAAGATTGGGTCGGTCGAAATTAAATCATCGTTTGAAAATTCTGCTTTGATACCTTCCAAAGCAGCATGTAATGGGGAGAGTTTATATTCAAACTGCTGAATCTTTTTCACGAGCGATAAAGGTGCGCGAATTTAATGGGCGCGCAATTTGGTTTTGCATATAGGCACTCGCTTCTACGAGTTTGCTTAAATCAATGCCTGTTTCGTAACCCTGTCGCTCTAAAAAATATACTAAGTCTTCGGTGGCTAAATTACCGGCCGCTCCTTTGGCATATGGACAGCCACCAAGGCCACCGCTTGCAGAATCAAACGATCGAATTCCAAATCTGAGTGCTTCATTCACATTCGCAATCGCCATTCCATAGGTATCATGGAAATGACCAGCAAAGAGTTCTTTGGGAATATCCGAGAGGAGATTTGAAAATAGCTTTGCTATTTCATTGGGTACCGCCACTCCGATGGTCTCCCCGAGTGAAATTTCATAAGCACCTTCATCTAACAATCGTTTTGCAATCTCTTTGGTCTTTTCTGGAAGGATCTTTCCTTCGTAGGGACAGGCAATCACAGTTGAAATGTAAGCTCGTACTTTGATTTTGTCTCTTCGCGCATTCTGGAAAATTTCTGTAAATGCATCTAAGGATTCTCTTACGGTTTTATTGATATTTTTCTTTGTAAATGTCTCAGACGTAGCAGTAAACACTGCCACTTCTTTATAGCCAGCACTCAGAGCTTTCTCATACGCAATGGTATTTGGTGTAAGGCAAGAGAAGGCAATGGTTTGTGAAAGATGTGGATGTTGAAAGATTTCGTCCGAAAGTTCACTTGCATCTGCCATTTGTGGGATCTTTTCTTTTTTAACGAAGGAGGTTGCCTCTATCCTTTTGAGACCTGCGGCCGCTAATTTTTGAATATAGACAAATTTGCTCTCAGTTGAGAGAACTTTCTTTTCATTTTGAAGGCCATCTCGCGGTCCGACTTCTGTTATTTTAATTGTTTCCAAGTGAAAATCCTTTTCTCGCCAAGCCTAATCTTTGAATTTGGATAAGTCCACGTGCCTAACTTCATATGAGCCTTGTCATCGATTCTCTTCAAGTACAATCTAGAAATGCAATCCTTCTCAAAAATATCTGTCTGCAAGCTGAATCTGGAAAAATAACAGGAATCATTGGAAAATCTGGTTCTGGGAAATCCACAATTTTTAAATGCATCCTTGGATTGCCTTCCCTTTTAGAGGGCTTACAAGTGAAAGGCCAAATCCTTTGGGAGGGAAAGCCTATCCATAGCCTTAGACAAAAAGTCATCCAACCTGTTTTCCAGGATCCCTTTACCTTTTTTTCACCTTATCTAAGTCTTGAACAATCTCTATTAGAACCTGCTTATATACAATATGGGTATTTCTCAAAAAACATCCAGGAGGAAAGAGAAAAAATTCTAAACCTTTTGGATCGATTCCAGATCCCATCTCGAGTGCTTTTGGCAAAAGTTCATGATGTAAGTGGTGGTCAATTGCAAAGGTTGGCGATACTTCGTGCCATTCTTGCGCGACCAAAGATGATATTATTAGATGAACCAGTGACCGCTTTGGATGCCATCGTACAGTTGGATATAGTCCGGTACATCCAACAAATCAATCGAGAAGAAAAGATAGGATTTGTATTGGTGTCACATGATCTTGGTTTGGTGAAATCAATTACAGAAAGAGTCTTTGTGCTCCACCAAGGAGAAATTGTTGAATCAGGACCAACGGGGGAAGTTTTTTCCCAGCCGAAACATCCTTTTACGGAATCCCTTTTGCTAGCAAGAAAACTTAAGTTTTCTTAATTTCCATCTGAATCGACGGGCACCGCTTCCGAATCATCCAATTGGGTTTTTTTGGCTTCGGCAAATTTTTTCGCAATGTCCCTTCGCCTTGCGATCACTTTTGGCGAGACAGTTGCAAAAAACGGATCATTGGGAAAACTCAACATTTTAGTATACTCTTCCTCCGCAGTCTCATAGTCAGTCACCTTCGAAGCGGTTTCCGCAAAGTAATAATGAAATTTTTTATCATAGGGAATCGGTTTCCCTTCTTGGCTTGTGAGAGAGGTTTTAGCAAAAATTTTGTAAGCAATATGAAAATTCCCTTTTTCCATTTCTAGCCTAGCAAATCCTAGGCGAACATTCGGACTTGTTTCTTGGATTTTGGAAGCTTCTGTCAGGTATTGAAAGGCGCGATTCTTTAATCCACTCGCTAAATAATGATCACTTAAACGGACTAGGGCTTCTGTATCGTAAGGATTCTTTTTTGCTGCTAATTTATAGTGCTCAACAGCATAGTAGGCTTCCCTGGTGATTTCGGATAGAATGCCAATATGCAAATAGGTTTTATAATAATCAGGCATTTCCGCTTTTGCATATTCAAACTGAATCAAGGCTTCTTTGTATTCATAGTCTATGGAATGAAGTCTGCCCAAATTGTAACGAAAGGGAAAGAATTGAGGATCAAAACGAATCCCAGCTTGTAAGCGTTTTTTGGCAAGGGCGCGTTCCTTTTCTTTGCCAGTGACTACCATTTGTATGGTTTCATTATTCCAGTCCCCACAATTCTTTACCTCAATACCCTCAAAGGTAAAACTGCCACGACTAGTCGGAGGTTCTCCTTGGAAGGCTTTGCCACGAGCCAGGATAAAATCAGAACTATGGTAGATAAAGGATCCACTTGGGAATTGGTTCAAGTCAAACTCTTCGTCCTTACCCCAAAGTAAGTCAGCATATTCTTTTTCTCCAATTTGTTTTTGGCCAAAAAGATGCGGGGCCAGACAAAACAGAAGTGCATAACTGAGTAGGGTCTTTAAGTTGGTATGCATATGGTGCAAGAGATTCTTCTTAAGAATCAGTCTCTCACATTGAATGTCGGATACAAAACCCTTTTTCGTAACCGAGAGATTTCCTTACCCAAAACAGGTTTGGTTCTTGTTTTAGGTGAAAATGGATCCGGTAAATCAAGTCTCCTCAAAGAAATCTATAGCCATGCTCCTTATCGGAAAGATTGGGTGTGGACAGACGGCCCGAAGGCAATATCGTACTTGGGGCATGACTTAGGTTTATATCCTGCACTCACACTTGCAGAAAACTTACGTTACTTTGCGCGGCAGTCTCCGCAAAGCGAGCAAACGATTCTGCATTGGGCCAGTTACTATGGTTTGAGACAGAGATTGCCCGATCCTGTTTCCACCTTCTCTAGAGGAATGAAACAAAAGGCCGCAATCCTTCGGACTTATTTTGAAGGAGCAAATCTTGTCCTTATGGACGAACCATTTACAGGTTTGGATACAAAAGCCACAGGCCTTTTCTGCGAACACCTCAAGCTCTGGTCAGAAAGTTCTTGTTTGCTATTGGTACTCCATGAGGTGCCTAAGGACTTACAAAGCAAAGAAAGGATCCAACTGTGAAAGGAAACTTCTCTGCATTTTGGGACAGCACCACCAAAGAATTTTTATTGTTGGGAAGGTCTATGGGTGGTTTTTTCTCCCAGATCTCTCTCAGTTTGTGCCTTCTCTTTATCTTTTATTCTTCCATCGAAGTCAATGAATCCTTACAAGAAAGGAGTGTCCGTGGGATCAAATGGGCCATCCTTGTAATCCTCAATTTTGTTTTGATCGGACAGTCTTTATGGGAGGAACGAGAAGAGGGGGGATGGTATGCTTCCCTTGGTAGAAAGCCTCTCGCTATCCTCTACTTTGCCAAGTGCTTGGTGATTTGGTTGTCAACCGTCATAATCAATGGAATGGTTTCTCTCCTCCTATGTTTGTTCTTCCAAAAGGCAAATGTAGATCGGTTTTTATCTGAATGGATGTTTGCAAATCTAGGATCACTCTCATTGGTGTTTTTGGGTGTTACTCTGGGATTGCTTTCAGAGGCGAGTCGTATGAAAGAAATCATTCTCCCTCTTTTGCAGCTCCCATTTTCGATACCTCTATTTTTATTTGGCATGGAGGCAGAAACTCGGTTTTACCAGGAGGTGGAATTTTATCTTCCGAGTGTGGGCATTTTACTTTTCTTTGCTATTTTTTATGGCAGTCTGGGAGTATTATTTCTGGAAGTTTTACAGAAAGACTCCTAAAAAGAAATTATCCTAGAATTTTATCAGAAATCGTAAAGAGTAGGCAAGAGTGAATACAAAAATTCCAATCCTTCCCCTATACCTCGATTGTATCCTGTACGCACTGGTAGTTTTTAGTTTTCCTTTGGCCATTTTCCTAGGATTGTACTACCCCAATGTGATTTTGGAACAAGGGATGAGCCATAGGATTTTTTATTTCCATGTGCCAGTTGCCTGGGTGGCCTTGTATGGACCAGTGCTTGCGAGTCTTTTTTCAATTTTCTATTTGGTTTCCAAGAATCGTCTATGGGACAGACTCTCTTTTACGGCAAACCAAATCGCTTTCTTCTTTGCAATCGGTGTACTTTTCTCTGGGCCTATTTGGGCTTACAGTGCTTGGGGAGTTCCCTGGGACCGAACAGATGCTAGGCTGCAATCCTTCTTTATACTTGTCATTAGTTTGGTGTCATACTTCGTTTTTAGGTATTTGATTCTTGACCCTCAGAAAAAATCCCTACTGTCTTCCTATATTTCACTTCTCTGTGCCTTCAGTGCAATCCTTACATGGGGGGCTATTCGCTGGATCGAAAATCCTGGCAACCACCCAGGAAGTGTATTAGGAAAAGGAGGAATGGATACAGATATGCGAATCACTTTTTGGATCAGTATCCTTGCCTTTCATTTTCTCTTTTTACTTCTCTTCTTACTTATCTATCGATTAGAAAAGATTTTGGACATCCGTGATCAAATCTGGCAGTTGAGGTCATAGATTGGCAACTGTAGAATCGAAAGCCCATCATATCCTCATCGTAGATGATGTTTCCGAGAATGTAGAATTGTTAAAATACCTTCTCTCCACTCACGGCTTCAAAACCTATACTGCATTTTCTGCAGAGGAAGCACGTTTGATCCTTTTGAACACTACAATCGACGTACTCCTCTTAGATGTGAATATGCCGGTACAAGATGGATTCTCCTTTTGCAGGGAGCTCAGAGGAATGGATGCATTCAAACTCCTTCCCATCATCTTCATTACCTCTATTGAACGAGAGATTGGGTATGAAGAAGCAATGAAAAATGGGGGAGATGACTTCATCAACAAACCGTTTAATAAGCGTGAATTGGTGGCAAAGATAGGATCCATCCTTAGAATCAAGTTGTTACAAGATGCACTCTCCCAGGAAAAAATCCGATATGAAAAGGAGTTGCAAACGGCAAGGAAGGTGCAAGAGCAGCTGATTCCAGAAAAGAAATTTATCTGGAATGGCATCCAAGCACAAACAATGTTCCATCCTGTATTTCAAATTGGTGGAGATTTCGTAGATTGTTGGGCGGACTCCAAAAAGCTGCACATTGTCATAGCGGATTGTTCAGGCCATGGTCCAAGTGCGGCACTCATCGGAGCGATGTTCAAAATGCAGTTATTCAATCTAGACCCAAACATGACCTTAAAGGAGCGTGTTTACCACATACGGAAAAATTTGGAAATTGTCCTTCCAGAAGATTATTCGATTACCTTTTGTTATGCGATATTAGATGAAAGCCTCGAATTAAATTATATCAATGGGGGGCACCCGGCGCCGATTCTTTTCAGTGAGGGCAAAACATCCCTTTTGGAAGGGATCAGTCCAATGATCATGAACATTGATTTGAACGCAAAAGACGAAGTGCACACTCTCAAATTAAAGCCTAAATCCAAATTGTTACTCTACACCGATGGGGCAAGCGAAGCTATGAATGCATCGAATCAATTTCTAAGTGAAGAGGGGATGCGCACTATTTTTGCAGATTCCGTAACGGAAGGTGGAGAGATTTTAGAGCGCGTACGGACAAAAATATTGGATTTTTGCGGTTCAAAGCAACCAATGGACGATATGGCCATGGTTTGCATTCAGTTATGAGTCCTACACCTGATTATATTGGCAAAGTAAGAGATGTCTATGATCTCGGGAGCCATCTGATTTTAGCAGCCTCGGATCGGATTTCGGCGTTCGATGTTGTGTTCAATGAATTAGTGCCTGGCAAAGGAAAAACTCTTACTCGAATTTCTAACCTGTGGTTTTCTTATTTTCAAAATATTCCTAACCATTTAGTAGCTACCGATAGTAAATTATTTCCGAAACCATTTTCGGAAGATCCCAATTTTGTAGATAGGGCCGTCCTTGTAAAAAAAACAAAACGGATTGATTACGAATGTGTGGTCAGGGGGTACCTTTCAGGTTCCGCTTTCAAAGAATACAAACAAACGGGGAAGGTTGCCTTTGTTCCGCAAGCCGAAGGTATGTTAGAATCCGAAGCATTCCCTGAGCCTATCTTTACACCTGCTCGGAAGAATGATGTAGGCCATGACGAAAACATTTCCGAAGATACCATGAGACAAGAGATAGGATCTGAACTTTTTGAAGTGCTAAAAGCAAGGTCCCTCGAACTTTATACCAAAGCCCATGCACTCATGTTAGCTGAAGGAATCATTCTCTGTGACACAAAATTTGAATTTGGAATTTTGGACGGAGAAGTGATCTTGATCGATGAAATCTTAACACCAGATTCCAGTCGTTATTGGGAACAATCGGAATACAAAGTAGGCACGACTCCTCCTAGTTTAGACAAACAGATTTTACGCAATTGGCTTGAGGCAAGTGC is a window of Leptospira ryugenii DNA encoding:
- a CDS encoding 1-acyl-sn-glycerol-3-phosphate acyltransferase, with protein sequence MTEKEATLGRWHKEFFENIHLFMKSGLSQSEAKSILEEFLVLSQATPKPKVMDIFQEPEKLEEIGVYTDIRTEPRDFMLKFLDPIMKKFTVEGAENLNLLMDVLGKYPVTLISNHLSHLDAPAIFTLLYNTNDAGRKIAESLVFIAGRLAFEPDFTRLGLYMFGTLLVCSKKDMADNPSLSDLMTKINMRAFRHSQKLQTEGRIISIFPEGTRSRDGRLMPFVDTVYHYVANKVILPISLEGTDRILPIEGLLFNQAVGKLVIGKPVLVGELSKKEMASFPSSIEQISFPGGGDKKQFIIDNLALLVGSNLNKHKHGTYRNLYKGDDLKSNLLITSPKEPTEKVVVIGSTNMSVAAACVLANKNVKVSIYHPDLEMVKQCNEEKRDVLHYPIYKLPPNIEFTADPSICEDATLFIQGTNPWDFDSVYPRIKSYLQKNKAPIVNVIKGFTGSKKGLILEDLNELIGIERERLAVISGACYPDQIMERKISGFEIGAFEDSLIPKLQKLFNTSYVFTRPAINARDTKGVQLGGALKTVYALAMGLVEGYFKRELGGNVDNTLFHLSNRFFNEMVSIGVLLGGDPTTFNGLSGMTDFMLACFGSDTRDRKYGYDLAYGSNKPEKITNGFYGLKVLPNLINLDEKRHPIVTSSYKAVIQNENFDLIADSLQLQLARV
- a CDS encoding ATP phosphoribosyltransferase regulatory subunit: MNSIKKSKLAERRWIPDGFHFLGPEESKRRRELLQRLSQCLEEASYSEIYLPAFDYTSSFQSQISGTDTSAFLATKDFDGYSLSPGVDLTLQVVKGMAARSHWKENQNVYYIGRRIRDHKKKNASRREILQIGGESIGDSSLPKVFSQMELLSKMWQKVLPKVPATLVLGHAAFLSELFTWLKVPNHEEGKLAQILFTKNAPELQKYLKLWNVSDERQKFLKLCLKPTPFAEFSQFKEKLLSFQQASFSLEAFVPYLEEIESIIQLWSKAHPSFDGIFDATLIRDLDYYTGIVFQGYMEGYSEPVFAGGVYNQLYESYTEVKKNACGFALHVDPIEEKLETRG
- a CDS encoding adenylosuccinate synthase, whose product is MPANLVVGAQWGDEGKAKVIDYLSKDTDIIVRYQGGANAGHTVVVGGKKYIFHLVPSGIIYDNTTCVIGNGVVLDPEYFLKECADLEKSGFNVKNKVLISDSCHILLPHHRLIDEVRELGSSPEGKIGTTKKGIGMCYADKMLRIGLRAGDLLDKDMLKRKLARILEVKNQELVKYYDLEPVKLDDLFKSLSQFADIMGNNIINTIYFLNDALQQGKRVLLEGAQGTGLDIDHGTYPYVTSSNPTSGGALAGSGVSFRYLKDVIGITKAYTTRVGEGPFPSEILGEAGEVLRKLGGEYGSTTGRPRRCGWFDVQMIKHSIVVNGINNITLTKIDVLSHYDSIPVVVGYELKGKRLTHFPSQGLEDVKPVFAEFKGWKDDISGISSFDKLPPNCRSYINSLQELIGTKIGIVSTGPDREDTIIMN
- a CDS encoding TIGR02757 family protein, with the translated sequence MKKIQQFEYKLSPLHAALEGIKAEFSNDDLISTDPILFPKRYQNPLDIEIVALLSALYAYGNVIAIQRFLEPIFQALGENPYYAFATRSERFEQAIKVVQKYRFQTKEDNENILYALSEILRVHRETDDNNAIFEEFFLFKGSNFEPVSSIARFQKKLLSQLESKKPITGGIRFWIGDPESHSAKKRICLFLRWMVRRNHPDFGIYKRISQAEIPFPLDTHIQRLVQILGLSTRKTYGMREAILVRDQFLRLSPEDPLQYDFYLTRVGIIQRCKAKRIESICGGCGLRSVCNIW
- a CDS encoding hydroxymethylglutaryl-CoA lyase — translated: METIKITEVGPRDGLQNEKKVLSTESKFVYIQKLAAAGLKRIEATSFVKKEKIPQMADASELSDEIFQHPHLSQTIAFSCLTPNTIAYEKALSAGYKEVAVFTATSETFTKKNINKTVRESLDAFTEIFQNARRDKIKVRAYISTVIACPYEGKILPEKTKEIAKRLLDEGAYEISLGETIGVAVPNEIAKLFSNLLSDIPKELFAGHFHDTYGMAIANVNEALRFGIRSFDSASGGLGGCPYAKGAAGNLATEDLVYFLERQGYETGIDLSKLVEASAYMQNQIARPLNSRTFIAREKDSAV
- a CDS encoding ABC transporter ATP-binding protein, which produces MSLVIDSLQVQSRNAILLKNICLQAESGKITGIIGKSGSGKSTIFKCILGLPSLLEGLQVKGQILWEGKPIHSLRQKVIQPVFQDPFTFFSPYLSLEQSLLEPAYIQYGYFSKNIQEEREKILNLLDRFQIPSRVLLAKVHDVSGGQLQRLAILRAILARPKMILLDEPVTALDAIVQLDIVRYIQQINREEKIGFVLVSHDLGLVKSITERVFVLHQGEIVESGPTGEVFSQPKHPFTESLLLARKLKFS
- a CDS encoding tetratricopeptide repeat protein, translated to MHTNLKTLLSYALLFCLAPHLFGQKQIGEKEYADLLWGKDEEFDLNQFPSGSFIYHSSDFILARGKAFQGEPPTSRGSFTFEGIEVKNCGDWNNETIQMVVTGKEKERALAKKRLQAGIRFDPQFFPFRYNLGRLHSIDYEYKEALIQFEYAKAEMPDYYKTYLHIGILSEITREAYYAVEHYKLAAKKNPYDTEALVRLSDHYLASGLKNRAFQYLTEASKIQETSPNVRLGFARLEMEKGNFHIAYKIFAKTSLTSQEGKPIPYDKKFHYYFAETASKVTDYETAEEEYTKMLSFPNDPFFATVSPKVIARRRDIAKKFAEAKKTQLDDSEAVPVDSDGN
- a CDS encoding ABC transporter ATP-binding protein; the encoded protein is MVQEILLKNQSLTLNVGYKTLFRNREISLPKTGLVLVLGENGSGKSSLLKEIYSHAPYRKDWVWTDGPKAISYLGHDLGLYPALTLAENLRYFARQSPQSEQTILHWASYYGLRQRLPDPVSTFSRGMKQKAAILRTYFEGANLVLMDEPFTGLDTKATGLFCEHLKLWSESSCLLLVLHEVPKDLQSKERIQL
- a CDS encoding heme exporter protein CcmB, whose product is MKGNFSAFWDSTTKEFLLLGRSMGGFFSQISLSLCLLFIFYSSIEVNESLQERSVRGIKWAILVILNFVLIGQSLWEEREEGGWYASLGRKPLAILYFAKCLVIWLSTVIINGMVSLLLCLFFQKANVDRFLSEWMFANLGSLSLVFLGVTLGLLSEASRMKEIILPLLQLPFSIPLFLFGMEAETRFYQEVEFYLPSVGILLFFAIFYGSLGVLFLEVLQKDS
- the ccsA gene encoding cytochrome c biogenesis protein CcsA; the encoded protein is MNTKIPILPLYLDCILYALVVFSFPLAIFLGLYYPNVILEQGMSHRIFYFHVPVAWVALYGPVLASLFSIFYLVSKNRLWDRLSFTANQIAFFFAIGVLFSGPIWAYSAWGVPWDRTDARLQSFFILVISLVSYFVFRYLILDPQKKSLLSSYISLLCAFSAILTWGAIRWIENPGNHPGSVLGKGGMDTDMRITFWISILAFHFLFLLLFLLIYRLEKILDIRDQIWQLRS